One window of Solwaraspora sp. WMMA2056 genomic DNA carries:
- the smpB gene encoding SsrA-binding protein SmpB, whose protein sequence is MGRSGESSHLLVATNKRARHDYQILRTYEAGVVLVGTEVKSLRAGRVSLVDAFAQERDREIMLYGLHIAEYGFGSWTNHQPRRTRKLLLRRVEIDRILERLREGGLTLVPLSLYFENGWAKVELGLAKGRRSFDKRQAIAEREANREIAREFSRRLKSRPRHQG, encoded by the coding sequence ATGGGTAGGTCCGGCGAGAGCAGTCACCTGCTGGTGGCCACGAACAAGAGGGCACGGCACGACTACCAGATCCTGCGCACCTACGAGGCTGGGGTGGTCCTGGTCGGCACCGAGGTGAAGTCGTTGCGTGCCGGTCGGGTGTCGCTGGTGGACGCCTTCGCGCAGGAGAGGGACCGGGAGATCATGCTGTACGGGCTGCACATCGCCGAGTACGGCTTCGGGAGTTGGACGAACCATCAGCCCCGGCGTACCCGGAAGTTGCTGCTGCGTCGGGTGGAGATCGATCGAATCCTGGAGCGCCTCCGGGAGGGTGGCCTGACACTCGTACCGCTGTCGTTGTATTTCGAGAACGGTTGGGCGAAGGTCGAACTCGGCCTTGCGAAGGGCCGGCGTAGTTTCGACAAGCGACAGGCCATCGCCGAACGGGAGGCGAACCGGGAGATCGCCCGGGAGTTCAGCCGTCGGCTCAAGAGCAGGCCCCGCCACCAGGGCTGA
- a CDS encoding WXG100 family type VII secretion target, with amino-acid sequence MPEVNVDYALVNTVAGRLTTEGAEIASVLTNLQTSVSELLTSQGGLWLQQSSPVMSTQYTEFTNSLTKAVSNLETFASSFSMIAKNLSDMDQTLSQPPPAS; translated from the coding sequence ATGCCAGAAGTAAACGTCGACTACGCCCTGGTCAACACCGTCGCCGGGCGGCTGACCACCGAGGGCGCGGAGATCGCCAGCGTACTGACGAACCTGCAGACCAGCGTCAGTGAGTTGCTGACCAGCCAGGGCGGCCTGTGGCTACAGCAGTCCAGCCCGGTGATGAGCACGCAGTACACCGAGTTCACCAACTCACTGACCAAGGCTGTCAGCAACCTGGAGACCTTCGCGTCGAGCTTCTCGATGATCGCGAAGAACCTGAGCGACATGGACCAGACGCTGTCCCAGCCGCCACCCGCGAGCTGA
- a CDS encoding FtsK/SpoIIIE domain-containing protein, giving the protein MRLLLTVVSGGAHRDIAVDVEADTPVGALIERDGSPGDWYLDGARLDPGWTVGRAGLVAGVRLGDGAPVPGGEVRYLPGDPRTHWLEVHGVGGPSAGRIWPVGLGCHDIGSAPGSAIDPGGEGVPAHAARLTIDEQGRAWIATGGAEVRLAVPQPPAQTEAMPTPGYPTSHPEQRGSDLRGEQRRAHADEPDDAERRRDGSRRWPPGVDLAVGGSLLRLVSRPTPDAAVTPAVDVPMLDFNRPPRIVPPLLFARRRLPSPPVKPNSRPIPLLMILAPMVMGLAFVFLFRSYFFLLIMALSPVLALANWYTDRRSGRKRYRRDLAEYLRKRTRMMRELTAAVAEERLARCESSPDPATVLHTAVGPGRRLWERRRRDPDHLVLRVGTLDQPSLIEVDDPARPDTDRQLRWTVPDAPVTVDLVDRKVIGLAGAAETTYATARWLVLQAATLHSPRDLRIHVLTEQAGEERWSWVRWLPHTRPAEDGVPTGRPYTLVGNDPETVANRVAELVSLVTARIKARGSQLGQVLFSEPDVLLVVDGARRLRDVPGMVQVLTDGPTVQVFAICIDAEERLLPEECTAVLRADADGLTVRQTGVPEATGVRPDIITAGWCERVARALAPLRDVTPDETAGLPDRSRLLDLLDADPPDAGDLAERWSRQPASTSFVIGSGFDGTVALDLVRDGPHALVAGTTGAGKSELLQSMVVSLATVNRPDELTFVLVDYKGGSAFHSCVRLPHTLGMVTDLDNALVVRALESLGAELRRREEILAGAAAKDLVQYRTMRGRDPSLPAVPRLVLVIDEFATLVREVPDFIPGLVSIAQRGRSLGIHLILATQRPAGVVTADIRANTNLRIALRVTDPMESADVIDVPDAAMIPVATPGRALARLAHRSTLPFQTGYVGGVYPGAGPDTSESRPAPPVYGTELPWPRLGRALPPPVEQTRDGAGPDELAATDLDVLVDTIDAAAREVGCEQQPSPWLPPLPPVVLLDDLTLPQSRTGPGLPPVPYALTDLPLRQSQPVLACDLSTLGHLYVLGASRSGRSQLLRTLAASLARSVSCADLHLYAVDAAGGSMVVLSEFPHCGAVVPRADLERLERLLGRLQGELARRHELLAQHSCAGLDELRAALPPTQRPAHLMLLVDGWDSLAAVLNDHDGGRLMDQFLGLLREGPAAGLHIVMSSERSLLTGRVANLNDHRIMLRMTDRTDYSAIGVNHRRVPEVVPPGRGWHSVDQAEIQIALLDPDPSGPAQVEAMRRIAARALARDSAVPAPRRPFPVAGLPAAVTFAEAFAQVPAQQRHPLRALLGIGGDAAAPCYVDFAGRQATFLVAGPPGSGRSNTLATLAVSLLAGGTGLVILTPRESVLRRLAVHARVRAIEGAAPDPAQVTAALEELGGPLVVLVDDVDLLGFANPLEAVLRQVVGTGRDRGFGLGYAGTAETLTQSLGGWIAEARRSRQGVLLAPQSALEGDLVGARVPPGLLRSGSRPGRGYVPDPVTGALGAVTIPHTVLR; this is encoded by the coding sequence GTGCGCCTGCTGCTGACCGTCGTATCCGGCGGTGCCCACCGGGACATCGCCGTGGACGTCGAGGCGGACACCCCGGTGGGTGCGCTCATCGAGCGGGACGGCTCCCCGGGCGACTGGTACCTCGACGGGGCACGGCTGGACCCTGGCTGGACGGTGGGTCGGGCCGGGCTGGTCGCCGGGGTCCGGCTGGGCGACGGTGCGCCGGTGCCCGGCGGCGAAGTCCGGTATCTGCCGGGCGACCCCCGGACCCACTGGCTGGAGGTGCACGGCGTCGGCGGCCCGAGCGCCGGACGGATCTGGCCGGTCGGCCTGGGCTGCCACGACATCGGCTCGGCACCCGGGTCCGCGATCGATCCGGGCGGCGAGGGAGTGCCCGCGCACGCCGCGCGACTCACCATCGACGAACAGGGTCGCGCCTGGATCGCCACCGGCGGCGCCGAGGTACGTCTGGCGGTGCCGCAGCCTCCGGCCCAGACCGAGGCGATGCCCACGCCCGGGTACCCCACCAGCCATCCTGAGCAGCGCGGGTCGGACCTTCGGGGCGAACAGCGGCGGGCGCACGCGGACGAACCCGACGACGCGGAACGCAGACGTGACGGGTCCCGCCGCTGGCCGCCCGGTGTGGACCTGGCCGTGGGCGGCAGCCTGCTACGGCTGGTCTCGCGCCCGACCCCGGACGCCGCGGTGACACCGGCCGTGGACGTGCCGATGCTGGACTTCAACCGGCCGCCACGGATCGTGCCGCCGCTGCTCTTCGCTCGGCGACGGCTGCCCAGCCCGCCGGTCAAGCCGAACAGCCGCCCGATCCCGCTGCTGATGATCCTCGCCCCGATGGTGATGGGTCTGGCGTTCGTCTTCCTCTTCCGGTCGTACTTCTTCCTGCTGATCATGGCGCTCAGTCCGGTGCTGGCACTGGCGAACTGGTACACCGACCGGCGCAGCGGCCGCAAGCGGTACCGCCGGGATCTCGCCGAGTACCTGCGCAAGCGGACCCGGATGATGCGGGAGCTGACGGCGGCGGTCGCCGAGGAGCGGTTGGCCCGGTGCGAGTCGTCGCCCGACCCGGCGACCGTCCTGCACACCGCCGTCGGCCCCGGCCGGCGGCTGTGGGAACGACGCCGCCGCGACCCCGACCACCTCGTGCTACGGGTCGGCACGCTGGACCAGCCGTCACTGATCGAGGTGGACGACCCGGCCCGCCCCGACACGGACCGCCAGCTGCGCTGGACCGTGCCGGACGCGCCGGTCACCGTGGACCTGGTCGACCGCAAGGTGATCGGCCTGGCGGGCGCGGCGGAGACGACGTACGCGACGGCACGCTGGCTCGTCCTCCAGGCCGCCACCCTGCACAGCCCACGTGACCTGCGGATCCACGTACTGACCGAGCAGGCTGGCGAGGAGCGGTGGAGCTGGGTGCGCTGGCTGCCGCACACCCGCCCGGCCGAGGACGGCGTCCCGACCGGCCGGCCCTACACGTTGGTCGGCAACGATCCGGAGACCGTGGCGAACCGGGTGGCCGAGCTGGTGTCCCTGGTGACCGCGCGCATCAAGGCGCGGGGTTCGCAGCTCGGCCAGGTCCTGTTCAGCGAGCCGGACGTGCTGCTGGTCGTCGACGGCGCGCGTCGGCTGCGCGACGTGCCCGGCATGGTGCAGGTGCTCACCGACGGGCCGACGGTGCAGGTCTTCGCGATCTGCATCGACGCCGAGGAGCGGCTGCTGCCGGAGGAGTGCACCGCGGTGCTCCGGGCGGACGCGGACGGGTTGACGGTTCGGCAGACCGGCGTGCCCGAGGCCACCGGAGTCCGCCCGGACATCATCACCGCCGGGTGGTGCGAGCGGGTGGCCCGGGCGTTGGCCCCGCTGCGGGATGTCACCCCGGACGAGACAGCCGGGTTGCCCGACCGCAGTCGACTGCTGGACCTGCTCGACGCCGACCCGCCGGACGCTGGCGACCTGGCCGAGCGCTGGTCCCGACAGCCCGCCTCCACGAGCTTCGTGATCGGTAGTGGCTTCGACGGAACGGTCGCGCTCGACCTGGTCCGCGACGGGCCGCACGCGCTGGTCGCCGGCACCACCGGTGCCGGCAAGTCCGAGCTGTTGCAGTCCATGGTGGTCTCCCTGGCGACGGTGAACCGACCGGACGAGCTGACCTTCGTACTGGTCGACTACAAGGGCGGCAGCGCGTTCCACAGTTGCGTACGGCTGCCGCACACCCTCGGCATGGTCACCGATCTGGACAACGCGTTGGTGGTCCGGGCACTGGAGTCGCTCGGTGCCGAGTTGCGCCGCCGCGAGGAGATCCTGGCCGGGGCCGCCGCCAAGGACCTCGTGCAGTACCGGACGATGCGCGGCCGCGACCCGTCGCTGCCGGCGGTGCCCCGGCTGGTGCTGGTCATCGACGAGTTCGCCACTCTCGTCCGCGAGGTGCCGGACTTCATCCCCGGGCTGGTCAGCATCGCCCAGCGGGGCCGGTCGCTGGGCATCCATCTGATCCTGGCCACCCAACGCCCGGCTGGTGTGGTGACCGCCGACATCCGCGCCAACACCAACCTGCGCATCGCGCTGCGGGTCACCGATCCGATGGAGAGCGCGGACGTCATCGACGTACCGGACGCCGCGATGATCCCGGTGGCCACCCCGGGGCGGGCGCTCGCCCGGCTCGCCCACCGGTCCACCCTGCCCTTCCAGACCGGGTACGTCGGCGGGGTGTACCCGGGTGCCGGCCCGGACACGTCGGAGTCCCGGCCGGCCCCACCGGTGTACGGCACGGAGCTGCCCTGGCCGCGGCTGGGTCGGGCGCTGCCGCCGCCGGTGGAGCAGACGCGTGACGGTGCAGGGCCGGACGAGTTGGCCGCCACCGACCTGGACGTGCTGGTCGACACGATCGACGCCGCGGCTCGCGAGGTGGGCTGCGAGCAGCAGCCGAGCCCGTGGCTGCCGCCGCTGCCACCGGTCGTGCTGCTGGACGACCTCACCCTCCCGCAGTCGCGTACCGGTCCTGGTCTGCCGCCGGTGCCGTACGCGCTGACCGACCTGCCGTTGCGGCAGAGCCAGCCGGTGCTGGCCTGTGATCTCTCCACGCTCGGACATCTCTACGTGCTGGGTGCCTCCCGTTCGGGACGGTCACAGTTGCTGCGTACGCTGGCCGCGTCGCTGGCCCGGTCGGTGTCCTGCGCCGACCTGCATCTGTACGCCGTCGACGCGGCCGGTGGGTCGATGGTGGTGCTGTCGGAGTTTCCGCACTGCGGTGCGGTGGTGCCCCGCGCCGACCTGGAACGCCTGGAACGCCTGCTGGGCCGGCTGCAGGGCGAGCTGGCCCGCCGACACGAGTTGCTGGCTCAGCACTCGTGCGCCGGGCTCGACGAGTTGCGGGCGGCGCTGCCGCCGACGCAGCGTCCGGCGCACCTGATGCTGCTCGTCGACGGTTGGGACTCGCTGGCCGCCGTCCTCAACGACCACGACGGTGGACGGCTGATGGACCAGTTCCTCGGCCTGCTGCGGGAGGGGCCGGCCGCTGGCCTGCACATCGTGATGTCCTCGGAGCGATCGCTGTTGACCGGCCGGGTGGCGAACCTCAACGACCACCGGATCATGCTGCGGATGACCGACCGCACCGACTACTCGGCGATCGGCGTCAACCATCGTCGGGTGCCGGAGGTGGTGCCGCCCGGACGGGGCTGGCACTCCGTGGACCAGGCGGAGATCCAGATCGCCCTGCTGGACCCGGATCCGTCCGGTCCGGCGCAGGTCGAGGCGATGCGCCGGATCGCGGCTCGGGCCCTCGCCCGCGACAGTGCCGTGCCGGCGCCGCGCCGGCCGTTCCCGGTGGCCGGGCTGCCCGCCGCGGTCACCTTCGCCGAGGCGTTCGCACAGGTCCCGGCGCAACAGCGGCATCCGTTGCGCGCGCTGCTCGGTATCGGCGGCGATGCCGCCGCGCCCTGTTACGTGGACTTCGCTGGCCGGCAGGCCACCTTCCTCGTCGCCGGTCCGCCCGGCTCCGGCCGCAGCAACACGCTGGCCACGCTCGCGGTGTCACTACTGGCCGGGGGTACCGGACTGGTGATCCTGACGCCCCGGGAGTCGGTGTTGCGCCGGTTGGCGGTGCATGCCCGGGTGCGGGCGATCGAGGGGGCAGCCCCGGACCCGGCACAGGTGACCGCCGCGCTGGAGGAGCTGGGCGGCCCGTTGGTGGTGCTGGTCGACGATGTCGACCTGCTGGGGTTCGCCAATCCGCTGGAGGCGGTGCTGCGTCAGGTGGTGGGCACCGGTCGGGACCGCGGTTTCGGCCTCGGCTACGCGGGGACGGCCGAGACCCTGACCCAGTCGTTGGGCGGTTGGATCGCCGAGGCCCGACGTTCCCGGCAGGGTGTGCTGCTCGCACCGCAGTCGGCGTTAGAGGGTGACCTGGTCGGAGCGAGGGTGCCGCCAGGGCTGCTGCGGTCGGGCAGCCGACCGGGTCGCGGCTATGTGCCGGACCCGGTGACCGGTGCACTGGGCGCGGTGACGATCCCACACACCGTTCTGCGCTGA